In Zingiber officinale cultivar Zhangliang chromosome 3B, Zo_v1.1, whole genome shotgun sequence, a single window of DNA contains:
- the LOC121967425 gene encoding protein SOSEKI 3-like isoform X1 — translation MEARTRRYAPQAGPERTKVWTEPPPKFSSQQQHGSKVPVVYYLCRNRHLEHPHFMEVPLSSSDGLYLKDVIDRLNLLRGRKMATMYSWSCKRSYKNGFVWHDLSEDDLIFPVQGNEYVLKGSELLDQTPPDRNSEGVSNTKIQNPRRALQDPPPICRKVQEASGSLSPTTVVVIKEAKMAPPPVQPSPVQGDDQSLPTRRSVSSPGYDTRSAPSSPAEYRICKPIKPEDGSTETDDDRGGRTCESNVRVVGVSTDDKPRCTDSDESRSEHSVCLKEEPEIVKVERSPPPTYSSASSSCGKMNTLECLMRDEASKRFNCEIVEEEVFFPTETKLKATNMLMHLITCGSISVKDHYSFGFVPSYKPKLVNVNLTPPMFANSMIPGKIDCLSESQREISLGFKKKEHTRKRSIKTNKNKETTGEGAPNGNQSPSFDENRSCNMAYFRGDEEKVVDSTQSNCLPRTQIIPSGKHSRNDIINTSTGPEICKSSPCSSSNGGSRRILDSSSIKGSSSRRLESFREEQEKMITIEERLTSGARVIIQSSSCCDDTEDISD, via the exons ATGGAGGCGAGAACGAGAAGGTATGCGCCGCAAGCGGGCCCGGAGAGGACCAAAGTGTGGACTGAGCCGCCTCCCAAATTCTCCTCCCAGCAGCAGCATGGGAGCAAGGTGCCTGTTGTCTATTACCTCTGCCGTAATCGCCACCTCGAGCACCCGCACTTCATGGAAGTCCCGCTTTCGTCCTCCGACGGCCTCTACCTCAAAG ATGTGATTGATAGGCTCAATCTGCTGAGGGGAAGGAAGATGGCCACCATGTATTCTTGGTCTTGCAAGAG GAGCTACAAGAATGGATTTGTTTGGCATGACCTTTCGGAGGATGATTTGATCTTTCCAGTGCAGGGGAATGAGTATGTACTCAAGGGTTCAGAGCTCCTAGATCAAACCCCACCAG ATCGGAATAGTGAAGGTGTAAGCAATACAAAGATCCAGAATCCTAGACGGGCATTGCAAGACCCGCCGCCTATTTGTCGTAAAGTCCAGGAGGCTTCTGGTTCTTTGTCTCCGACGACAGTGGTTGTGATTAAGGAGGCCAAAATGGCCCCACCGCCAGTGCAACCATCTCCTGTCCAAGGAGACGATCAATCACTGCCGACACGTAGATCAGTCTCCTCACCAGGTTATGATACTAGATCTGCCCCGTCATCACCAGCAGAGTACAGGATATGCAAGCCCATCAAACCTGAGGATGGTTCAACTGAAACCGATGATGATCGAGGAGGAAGGACATGTGAATCGAATGTCCGAGTTGTTGGTGTCTCAACTGATGATAAGCCTCGGTGTACTGACTCTGATGAGAGCCGAAGTGAACACTCTGTGTGTTTGAAGGAGGAGCCAGAGATAGTTAAAGTTGAGAGATCCCCTCCACCAACTTATTCAAGTGCTTCTTCTTCATGCGGGAAGATGAATACCTTGGAGTGTTTGATGCGAGATGAAGCGAGTAAACGGTTTAACTGTGAGATTGTCGAAGAGGAAGTTTTCTTCCCAACTGAAACAAAGCTCAAAGCAACGAATATGCTCATGCACCTAATTACTTGTGGGTCAATCTCTGTTAAAGACCATTATAGCTTTGGATTTGTGCCATCTTATAAGCCAAAGTTAGTTAATGTGAATCTCACGCCACCAATGTTCGCCAATTCAATGATTCCAGGGAAGATCGACTGCTTGTCAGAGAGCCAAAGAGAGATCAGCTTGGGATTTAAAAAGAAAGAACATACCCGTAAGAGGTCAAtcaaaacaaacaagaacaaggaGACAACCGGGGAAGGAGCTCCTAACGGTAACCAATCACCTTCCTTTGATGAGAACAG GAGCTGCAACATGGCTTATTTTAGAGGAGATGAAGAGAAAGTAGTCGACTCAACCCAATCTAATTGTCTTCCTAGGACACAGATAATTCCATCCGGCAAGCATTCAAGGAATGATATAATAAACACCTCGACTGGACCAGAAATATGCAAATCCTCTCCATGCAGTTCATCAAATGGTGGAAGTAGGAGGATTCTCGATAGCTCGTCAATCAAAGGATCTTCATCCAGGAGGCTAGAGTCTTTCCGAGAGGAGCAAGAGAAGATGATCACCATCGAAGAAAG GCTTACTTCTGGAGCTCGGGTTATAATCCAGTCTAGCTCATGTTGCGATGATACTGAAGATATCTCTGATTGA
- the LOC121967425 gene encoding protein SOSEKI 3-like isoform X2 → MEARTRRYAPQAGPERTKVWTEPPPKFSSQQQHGSKVPVVYYLCRNRHLEHPHFMEVPLSSSDGLYLKDVIDRLNLLRGRKMATMYSWSCKRSYKNGFVWHDLSEDDLIFPVQGNEYVLKGSELLDQTPPDRNSEGVSNTKIQNPRRALQDPPPICRKVQEASGSLSPTTVVVIKEAKMAPPPVQPSPVQGDDQSLPTRRSVSSPGYDTRSAPSSPAEYRICKPIKPEDGSTETDDDRGGRTCESNVRVVGVSTDDKPRCTDSDESRSEHSVCLKEEPEIVKVERSPPPTYSSASSSCGKMNTLECLMRDEASKRFNCEIVEEEVFFPTETKLKATNMLMHLITWKIDCLSESQREISLGFKKKEHTRKRSIKTNKNKETTGEGAPNGNQSPSFDENRSCNMAYFRGDEEKVVDSTQSNCLPRTQIIPSGKHSRNDIINTSTGPEICKSSPCSSSNGGSRRILDSSSIKGSSSRRLESFREEQEKMITIEERLTSGARVIIQSSSCCDDTEDISD, encoded by the exons ATGGAGGCGAGAACGAGAAGGTATGCGCCGCAAGCGGGCCCGGAGAGGACCAAAGTGTGGACTGAGCCGCCTCCCAAATTCTCCTCCCAGCAGCAGCATGGGAGCAAGGTGCCTGTTGTCTATTACCTCTGCCGTAATCGCCACCTCGAGCACCCGCACTTCATGGAAGTCCCGCTTTCGTCCTCCGACGGCCTCTACCTCAAAG ATGTGATTGATAGGCTCAATCTGCTGAGGGGAAGGAAGATGGCCACCATGTATTCTTGGTCTTGCAAGAG GAGCTACAAGAATGGATTTGTTTGGCATGACCTTTCGGAGGATGATTTGATCTTTCCAGTGCAGGGGAATGAGTATGTACTCAAGGGTTCAGAGCTCCTAGATCAAACCCCACCAG ATCGGAATAGTGAAGGTGTAAGCAATACAAAGATCCAGAATCCTAGACGGGCATTGCAAGACCCGCCGCCTATTTGTCGTAAAGTCCAGGAGGCTTCTGGTTCTTTGTCTCCGACGACAGTGGTTGTGATTAAGGAGGCCAAAATGGCCCCACCGCCAGTGCAACCATCTCCTGTCCAAGGAGACGATCAATCACTGCCGACACGTAGATCAGTCTCCTCACCAGGTTATGATACTAGATCTGCCCCGTCATCACCAGCAGAGTACAGGATATGCAAGCCCATCAAACCTGAGGATGGTTCAACTGAAACCGATGATGATCGAGGAGGAAGGACATGTGAATCGAATGTCCGAGTTGTTGGTGTCTCAACTGATGATAAGCCTCGGTGTACTGACTCTGATGAGAGCCGAAGTGAACACTCTGTGTGTTTGAAGGAGGAGCCAGAGATAGTTAAAGTTGAGAGATCCCCTCCACCAACTTATTCAAGTGCTTCTTCTTCATGCGGGAAGATGAATACCTTGGAGTGTTTGATGCGAGATGAAGCGAGTAAACGGTTTAACTGTGAGATTGTCGAAGAGGAAGTTTTCTTCCCAACTGAAACAAAGCTCAAAGCAACGAATATGCTCATGCACCTAATTACTT GGAAGATCGACTGCTTGTCAGAGAGCCAAAGAGAGATCAGCTTGGGATTTAAAAAGAAAGAACATACCCGTAAGAGGTCAAtcaaaacaaacaagaacaaggaGACAACCGGGGAAGGAGCTCCTAACGGTAACCAATCACCTTCCTTTGATGAGAACAG GAGCTGCAACATGGCTTATTTTAGAGGAGATGAAGAGAAAGTAGTCGACTCAACCCAATCTAATTGTCTTCCTAGGACACAGATAATTCCATCCGGCAAGCATTCAAGGAATGATATAATAAACACCTCGACTGGACCAGAAATATGCAAATCCTCTCCATGCAGTTCATCAAATGGTGGAAGTAGGAGGATTCTCGATAGCTCGTCAATCAAAGGATCTTCATCCAGGAGGCTAGAGTCTTTCCGAGAGGAGCAAGAGAAGATGATCACCATCGAAGAAAG GCTTACTTCTGGAGCTCGGGTTATAATCCAGTCTAGCTCATGTTGCGATGATACTGAAGATATCTCTGATTGA
- the LOC121967425 gene encoding protein SOSEKI 3-like isoform X3: MRCRSYKNGFVWHDLSEDDLIFPVQGNEYVLKGSELLDQTPPDRNSEGVSNTKIQNPRRALQDPPPICRKVQEASGSLSPTTVVVIKEAKMAPPPVQPSPVQGDDQSLPTRRSVSSPGYDTRSAPSSPAEYRICKPIKPEDGSTETDDDRGGRTCESNVRVVGVSTDDKPRCTDSDESRSEHSVCLKEEPEIVKVERSPPPTYSSASSSCGKMNTLECLMRDEASKRFNCEIVEEEVFFPTETKLKATNMLMHLITCGSISVKDHYSFGFVPSYKPKLVNVNLTPPMFANSMIPGKIDCLSESQREISLGFKKKEHTRKRSIKTNKNKETTGEGAPNGNQSPSFDENRSCNMAYFRGDEEKVVDSTQSNCLPRTQIIPSGKHSRNDIINTSTGPEICKSSPCSSSNGGSRRILDSSSIKGSSSRRLESFREEQEKMITIEERLTSGARVIIQSSSCCDDTEDISD, encoded by the exons ATGCGTTGCAGGAGCTACAAGAATGGATTTGTTTGGCATGACCTTTCGGAGGATGATTTGATCTTTCCAGTGCAGGGGAATGAGTATGTACTCAAGGGTTCAGAGCTCCTAGATCAAACCCCACCAG ATCGGAATAGTGAAGGTGTAAGCAATACAAAGATCCAGAATCCTAGACGGGCATTGCAAGACCCGCCGCCTATTTGTCGTAAAGTCCAGGAGGCTTCTGGTTCTTTGTCTCCGACGACAGTGGTTGTGATTAAGGAGGCCAAAATGGCCCCACCGCCAGTGCAACCATCTCCTGTCCAAGGAGACGATCAATCACTGCCGACACGTAGATCAGTCTCCTCACCAGGTTATGATACTAGATCTGCCCCGTCATCACCAGCAGAGTACAGGATATGCAAGCCCATCAAACCTGAGGATGGTTCAACTGAAACCGATGATGATCGAGGAGGAAGGACATGTGAATCGAATGTCCGAGTTGTTGGTGTCTCAACTGATGATAAGCCTCGGTGTACTGACTCTGATGAGAGCCGAAGTGAACACTCTGTGTGTTTGAAGGAGGAGCCAGAGATAGTTAAAGTTGAGAGATCCCCTCCACCAACTTATTCAAGTGCTTCTTCTTCATGCGGGAAGATGAATACCTTGGAGTGTTTGATGCGAGATGAAGCGAGTAAACGGTTTAACTGTGAGATTGTCGAAGAGGAAGTTTTCTTCCCAACTGAAACAAAGCTCAAAGCAACGAATATGCTCATGCACCTAATTACTTGTGGGTCAATCTCTGTTAAAGACCATTATAGCTTTGGATTTGTGCCATCTTATAAGCCAAAGTTAGTTAATGTGAATCTCACGCCACCAATGTTCGCCAATTCAATGATTCCAGGGAAGATCGACTGCTTGTCAGAGAGCCAAAGAGAGATCAGCTTGGGATTTAAAAAGAAAGAACATACCCGTAAGAGGTCAAtcaaaacaaacaagaacaaggaGACAACCGGGGAAGGAGCTCCTAACGGTAACCAATCACCTTCCTTTGATGAGAACAG GAGCTGCAACATGGCTTATTTTAGAGGAGATGAAGAGAAAGTAGTCGACTCAACCCAATCTAATTGTCTTCCTAGGACACAGATAATTCCATCCGGCAAGCATTCAAGGAATGATATAATAAACACCTCGACTGGACCAGAAATATGCAAATCCTCTCCATGCAGTTCATCAAATGGTGGAAGTAGGAGGATTCTCGATAGCTCGTCAATCAAAGGATCTTCATCCAGGAGGCTAGAGTCTTTCCGAGAGGAGCAAGAGAAGATGATCACCATCGAAGAAAG GCTTACTTCTGGAGCTCGGGTTATAATCCAGTCTAGCTCATGTTGCGATGATACTGAAGATATCTCTGATTGA